A genomic region of Arachis hypogaea cultivar Tifrunner chromosome 5, arahy.Tifrunner.gnm2.J5K5, whole genome shotgun sequence contains the following coding sequences:
- the LOC112802909 gene encoding deSI-like protein At4g17486, protein MTDVILHIYDVTNSGSEKTNSTIVQINKIFKDGIGLGGIFHSAVQVYGEDEWSFGFCEQGTGVFSCPSGKNPMYTYREFIVLGKTSCSIFKVNQILRELSREWPGCSYDLLAKNCNHFCDEFCERLGVPKLPGWVNRFANAGDTAMEVAGNTAIRLRQAKTEVVSASKVALRFLVGLTNNVRNGAPPESPNSNRGGASASPRFQASWLKNMITTGAKPSTSSEAENENGVEPRRPPTHEDDKALLRSSSSHDS, encoded by the exons atgacggATGTGATACTGCATATATACGATGTGACGAATAGTGGATCGGAGAAGACGAACAGCACCATTGTTCAGATCAACAAGATCTTCAAGGACGGGATTGGTCTCGGTGGCATCTTCCACAGCGCCGTTCAG GTTTATGGTGAAGATGAATGGTCATTTGGATTCTGTGAGCAAGGTACTGGAGTTTTTAGTTGCCCTTCTGGAAAAAATCCAATGTACACATACCGAGAATTTATTGTTCTAGGGAAAACAAGCTGTTCCATTTTCAAGGTAAATCAAATATTAAGAGAACTCAGTAGAGAGTGGCCTGGGTGTTCGTACGATCTATTGGCCAAGAACTGCAACCACTTCTGCGATGAATTCTGTGAGAGGCTTGGTGTTCCAAAACTTCCAG GTTGGGTTAATAGGTTTGCGAATGCTGGTGACACTGCTATGGAAGTGGCTGGAAATACAGCAATACGT TTGAGGCAAGCCAAGACAGAGGTTGTATCGGCAAGCAAAGTAGCATTACGGTTCCTTGTAGGTCTTACCAATAATGTCAGAAATGGTGCTCCACCAGAGTCCCCTAATTCAAACAGAGGAGGAGCATCAGCATCACCTAgatttcaagcttcttggttgAAAAATATGATTACCACTGGTGCAAAACCATCTACTAGTTCAGAAGCTGAGAATGAGAACGGGGTTGAGCCTCGACGACCACCGACGCATGAAGATGACAAGGCACTGCTACGGAGTTCATCTTCACATGATtcttga
- the LOC112802908 gene encoding pentatricopeptide repeat-containing protein At5g42450, mitochondrial, producing the protein MKTNMKTIVSRLSIAPPTWITPHVVSYGYLTGTHQKHAIKHGTSPVERVIPLYGSGLITFQVACHMFEEMSDLTVTSATAIIGGFAKRHCHEEAVYLFSRMLASTIRPNEFTFGTVVHSSTVLGNVHLGRQLHACAAKIGLGSHVFVGSALLDLYVKLSTMEEALKAFRDTQHPNVVSYTTMISGYLKRRMFEDALRIFSEMPERNVVSWNAMVGGCSQTGHNEEAVNFFIDMLKEGYIPNESTFPCVICAAANIAALGIGKSFHACAIKFLGKLDGFVGNSLISFYAKCGSIEESLLVFNKLLKRNIVSWNALICGYAQNGRGVEAIRFFERMRYTGPKPNEVTLLGLLLACNHAGLVDEGYSYFNQARLESPNLLKPEHYACMVDLLARSGRFTEAKHFLQSLHFDPGIGFWKALLGGCQIHSNMELGELAARKILALDPDDVSSYVMLSNAHSAAARWSDVSMLRTEMKEKGLKRIPGCSWIEVTGKVHVFLTADHSHTENEEIYVLLGIFYEHYRENEASDLLNIHCNFSSE; encoded by the coding sequence TCCTCTGTATGGCTCAGGTTTAATCACTTTCCAAGTTGCCTGTCACATGTTTGAGGAAATGTCTGACTTAACTGTTACATCAGCCACTGCCATAATTGGTGGCTTCGCTAAACGGCACTGCCATGAAGAAGCTGTCTATCTTTTCTCAAGAATGCTTGCCTCGACAATTAGGCCAAACGAGTTCACTTTTGGAACTGTGGTTCACTCCTCCACTGTACTTGGAAATGTTCATCTTGGCAGGCAGCTGCATGCCTGTGCAGCAAAGATTGGCCTTGGTTCTCATGTATTTGTTGGTAGTGCTCTTCTTGATTTGTATGTGAAATTGAGTACTATGGAAGAAGCACTGAAGGCTTTCAGAGATACCCAACATCCCAATGTGGTGTCTTATACAACTATGATCTCTGGATATTTGAAGAGACGCATGTTCGAAGATGCCTTACGCATTTTCTCCGAGATGCCTGAGAGGAATGTTGTCTCTTGGAATGCAATGGTTGGTGGCTGCAGTCAAACAGGCCATAATGAAGAGGCTGTGAATTTTTTCATTGACATGCTTAAAGAAGGATATATACCTAATGAATCTACATTTCCCTGTGTAATTTGTGCAGCTGCAAATATCGCGGCCCTTGGAATTGGGAAAAGTTTCCATGCTTGTGCAATCAAGTTTCTGGGTAAGCTTGATGGGTTTGTTGGTAATTCACTTATCAGCTTTTACGCAAAGTGTGGAAGCATCGAAGAAAGCCTCCTAGTATTCAACAAACTTCTTAAAAGGAACATAGTTTCTTGGAATGCTTTAATATGTGGTTATGCACAGAATGGAAGAGGTGTTGAAGCAATAAGATTCTTCGAAAGAATGCGTTATACAGGTCCTAAACCCAATGAGGTTACTCTTCTTGGACTACTCTTGGCTTGTAATCATGCTGGTCTTGTTGATGAAGGTTACTCATATTTCAATCAAGCTAGGCTTGAGAGCCCGAATTTGCTAAAACCTGAGCATTATGCTTGCATGGTTGACTTGCTTGCTCGCTCTGGACGCTTCACAGAAGCCAAACATTTCCTTCAGAGTTTGCATTTCGACCCGGGAATCGGATTTTGGAAGGCATTACTTGGGGGATGTCAAATCCACTCAAACATGGAGTTAGGGGAGCTTGCAGCAAGAAAGATATTGGCTTTGGATCCTGATGATGTGTCTTCATATGTGATGTTGTCAAATGCACATTCTGCAGCGGCTAGGTGGTCAGATGTGTCGATGCTAAGGACAGAGATGAAGGAGAAAGGGTTGAAGAGGATTCCGGGTTGCAGTTGGATTGAAGTCACAGGCAAAGTTCATGTCTTTCTTACTGCAGATCATAGTCATACTGAAAATGAGGAAATTTATGTTCTTCTTGGAATTTTCTATGAGCACTACAGGGAAAATGAGGCTTCCGATTTGCTCAACATTCATTGCAATTTCAGTTCAGAATAA